In a genomic window of Festucalex cinctus isolate MCC-2025b chromosome 11, RoL_Fcin_1.0, whole genome shotgun sequence:
- the arl5a gene encoding ADP-ribosylation factor-like protein 5A, translated as MGILFTKLWRLFNHQEHKVIIVGLDNAGKTTILYQFSMNEVVHTSPTIGSNVEEIVVNNTHFLMWDIGGQESLRSSWNTYYTNTEFVIVVVDSTDRERISVTKEELYRMLAHEDLRKAGLLVFANKQDVKGCMSVADISHSLQLTTVKDHQWHIQACCALTGEGLCQGLEWMMSRLRVR; from the exons ATGGGAATACTTTTCACCAAGTTATGGAGGCTTTTTAACCACCAAG AGCACAAAGTCATCATTGTTGGCCTGGACAACGCGGGCAAGACGACCATTCTTTACCAGTT cTCCATGAACGAGgtggtgcacacgtcgccaaccATAGGTAGCAACGTGGAGGAGATTGTGGTGAACAACACGCACTTCCTCATGTGGGATATCGGCGGGCAGGAGTCGCTGAGGTCCTCGTGGAACACGTACTACACCAACACAGAG TTTGTGATCGTGGTGGTGGACAGCACCGACCGGGAAAGAATCTCGGTAACCAAAGAAGAGCTCTACCGGATGTTGGCACACGAA GACCTGAGGAAGGCGGGACTCCTGGTGTTCGCCAACAAGCAGGATGTGAAGGGCTGCATGTCGGTGGCCGACATCTCGCACAGCCTGCAGCTTACCACCGTCAAAGACCACCAGTGGCATATCCAGGCCTGCTGCGCGCTCACCGGCGAAGG CTTGTGTCAGGGTCTGGAGTGGATGATGTCACGGTTACGTGTCAGATGA